One part of the Palaemon carinicauda isolate YSFRI2023 chromosome 23, ASM3689809v2, whole genome shotgun sequence genome encodes these proteins:
- the LOC137617273 gene encoding hexosaminidase D-like isoform X2: protein MEVVRAWFGRAGVGAWRSRKQVVWAACVLVTVGVVYLQYAPGEPVDHPNAPRHRALNTLYSSHERDSQSPSRDTGVHIQHVKFVTGEEVRHPGAWSNHVDGQDTQNGIQKEWNQNENVIRFETIPPDPNAMQHRRAVEVLQQRVAERKAQEQQQQQHHDIHEPAGAVVINQDLQAPGGWGGVQYRYNPYGEPVYGRTDRPNYIPTHRLVHFDLKGAPPKMSALLQLLPWLAAQGATAVLLEYEDMFPFKGRLAPLAAKNHYSRKQITTLVTACKNNGLEVIPLVQTFGHLEFALKHEKFSHLREVPEFPQALCPSLNESLWLVNSIIDQVMALHPGIRYLHIGCDEVYHMGECEKCRLVLRETLFLHHVEVVSRYVRRKYNVVPLVWDDMLRHISETAMQEAHMGELVEPMVWVYAEDVYRFVQPSVWTKYGQIFPRIWAASAFKGAFGEQLTVPNVRRHLDNNLNWLDVMASETVKFTGGFRGIVLTGWQRYDHFAVLCELLPAALPSLAVNLIATSHGYFNSSLQGQLYQALNCMQTPKYQTWINLDTDPYLWDKFSWCFFPGAQVFKVTTRLDATKRDVDSYIERVTRSRGWITDYNRRHNYSSPMRVDEDLEELPTRLHSVTLLLKTAREALSEWFDDWTVGEWLEQHVWPLLKNLNTIQRESESMKAVRYWPARPLPLLPELASYGVSQPTPSSLRSTGDEDAGGGGGT, encoded by the coding sequence ATGGAGGTTGTGCGGGCATGGTTTGGTCGTGCTGGTGTAGGAGCCTGGAGGTCACGGAAGCAGGTGGTGTGGGCAGCTTGTGTGTTAGTCACTGTAGGGGTTGTTTATTTACAGTATGCACCAGGTGAGCCAGTAGATCATCCAAATGCACCCAGACATCGTGCACTTAACACTTTGTATTCATCTCATGAAAGGGATAGCCAGAGTCCATCACGTGACACTGGTGTACATATACAGCATGTAAAGTTTGTAACAGGAGAAGAAGTTCGTCATCCAGGTGCTTGGTCTAAtcatgttgatggacaagacactcAAAATGGCATACAAAAAGAATGGAatcaaaatgaaaatgttattaGGTTTGAAACTATTCCTCCTGATCCAAATGCTATGCAACATCGCCGAGCAGTTGAAGTTTTGCAGCAGCGTGTTGCTGAGCGAAAGGcacaagagcagcagcagcagcaacatcaTGATATACATGAACCTGCTGGTGCTGTGGTGATAAATCAGGATCTTCAAGCACCGGGAGGATGGGGTGGAGTACAGTATAGATACAATCCATATGGAGAACCAGTCTATGGTCGCACAGATAGACCTAACTATATACCCACTCATCGACTTGTTCATTTTGACCTGAAGGGTGCACCACCTAAAATGTCTGCACTCCTACAGTTATTGCCATGGTTGGCAGCACAGGGTGCCACTGCTGTTTTACTGGAATATGAAGACATGTTTCCTTTCAAAGGTCGTTTGGCACCTCTTGCAGCAAAGAACCATTATTCCAGGAAACAGATAACTACCTTGGTAACTGCTTGCAAAAATAATGGTCTGGAAGTAATTCCTCTGGTTCAGACTTTTGGCCATCTGGAATTTGCTCTGAAGCACGAGAAGTTCTCACATTTACGTGAGGTACCAGAGTTTCCTCAAGCATTATGCCCCTCTCTAAATGAGTCCTTGTGGCTTGTTAACTCTATCATTGATCAAGTGATGGCATTGCACCCTGGAATCCGCTACTTGCACATTGGATGTGATGAAGTTTATCACATGGGTGAATGTGAAAAGTGCCGTCTTGTCCTAAGAGAGACATTATTCTTACATCATGTAGAAGTGGTTTCACGGTATGTGCGCAGAAAATATAATGTAGTACCTCTTGTTTGGGATGATATGTTGCGTCACATTTCAGAAACTGCAATGCAAGAAGCCCATATGGGAGAACTTGTCGAGCCTATGGTATGGGTATATGCTGAAGATGTTTACAGGTTTGTACAGCCATCTGTTTGGACTAAGTATGGTCAGATATTTCCACGAATTTGGGCAGCTTCTGCATTCAAAGGTGCATTTGGTGAACAACTTACAGTACCTAATGTTCGAAGACATTTAGACAATAATCTCAATTGGCTAGATGTAATGGCCAGTGAAACTGTAAAGTTCACAGGTGGTTTCAGGGGCATCGTTTTAACTGGATGGCAGCGATATGATCATTTTGCAGTTTTATGCGAGCTGTTGCCAGCAGCCTTGCCATCACTTGCAGTAAATCTTATTGCAACCTCTCATGGTTATTTTAACTCCTCATTACAGGGGCAGTTATATCAAGCTCTGAATTGCATGCAGACTCCAAAATATCAAACATGGATTAATTTAGATACAGATCCATATTTATGGGATAAATTTTCATGGTGCTTCTTCCCAGGTGCCCAAGTATTCAAAGTAACAACTAGGTTGGATGCTACAAAGAGAGATGTAGATTCTTACATTGAACGCGTAACAAGGAGTCGTGGATGGATCACAGATTACAATCGTCGACATAATTATTCTTCGCCGATGCGCGTAGATGAAGACCTAGAAGAGTTACCAACACGCTTACATTCTGTTACTTTACTTctaaaaactgcaagagaagcatTGAGTGAATGGTTTGATGATTGGACAGTAGGGGAGTGGCTTGAACAGCATGTTTGGCCATTACTGAAgaacctcaatactattcaacgcGAGTCTGAGAGCATGAAGGCTGTGAGGTACTGGCCTGCACGGCCATTGCCACTCTTACCAGAGCTTGCTTCGTATGGAGTCTCCCAACCAACTCCCAGTAGTTTAAGAAGTACAGGAGATGAGgatgctggtggtggtggtggaactTAA
- the LOC137617273 gene encoding hexosaminidase D-like isoform X1, which translates to MLPPRRPVMLWTSVDLQNTETRHWTSGAAQNTRNTWRSLYTRYNMEVVRAWFGRAGVGAWRSRKQVVWAACVLVTVGVVYLQYAPGEPVDHPNAPRHRALNTLYSSHERDSQSPSRDTGVHIQHVKFVTGEEVRHPGAWSNHVDGQDTQNGIQKEWNQNENVIRFETIPPDPNAMQHRRAVEVLQQRVAERKAQEQQQQQHHDIHEPAGAVVINQDLQAPGGWGGVQYRYNPYGEPVYGRTDRPNYIPTHRLVHFDLKGAPPKMSALLQLLPWLAAQGATAVLLEYEDMFPFKGRLAPLAAKNHYSRKQITTLVTACKNNGLEVIPLVQTFGHLEFALKHEKFSHLREVPEFPQALCPSLNESLWLVNSIIDQVMALHPGIRYLHIGCDEVYHMGECEKCRLVLRETLFLHHVEVVSRYVRRKYNVVPLVWDDMLRHISETAMQEAHMGELVEPMVWVYAEDVYRFVQPSVWTKYGQIFPRIWAASAFKGAFGEQLTVPNVRRHLDNNLNWLDVMASETVKFTGGFRGIVLTGWQRYDHFAVLCELLPAALPSLAVNLIATSHGYFNSSLQGQLYQALNCMQTPKYQTWINLDTDPYLWDKFSWCFFPGAQVFKVTTRLDATKRDVDSYIERVTRSRGWITDYNRRHNYSSPMRVDEDLEELPTRLHSVTLLLKTAREALSEWFDDWTVGEWLEQHVWPLLKNLNTIQRESESMKAVRYWPARPLPLLPELASYGVSQPTPSSLRSTGDEDAGGGGGT; encoded by the exons ATGTTGCCTCCGCGCCGACCAGTAATGTTATGGACCTCTGTCGATCTCCAGA atACTGAGACCAGACACTGGACTTCAGGAGCAGCCCAAAATACCAGAAACACTTGGAGATCACTTTATACAAGATACAATATGGAGGTTGTGCGGGCATGGTTTGGTCGTGCTGGTGTAGGAGCCTGGAGGTCACGGAAGCAGGTGGTGTGGGCAGCTTGTGTGTTAGTCACTGTAGGGGTTGTTTATTTACAGTATGCACCAGGTGAGCCAGTAGATCATCCAAATGCACCCAGACATCGTGCACTTAACACTTTGTATTCATCTCATGAAAGGGATAGCCAGAGTCCATCACGTGACACTGGTGTACATATACAGCATGTAAAGTTTGTAACAGGAGAAGAAGTTCGTCATCCAGGTGCTTGGTCTAAtcatgttgatggacaagacactcAAAATGGCATACAAAAAGAATGGAatcaaaatgaaaatgttattaGGTTTGAAACTATTCCTCCTGATCCAAATGCTATGCAACATCGCCGAGCAGTTGAAGTTTTGCAGCAGCGTGTTGCTGAGCGAAAGGcacaagagcagcagcagcagcaacatcaTGATATACATGAACCTGCTGGTGCTGTGGTGATAAATCAGGATCTTCAAGCACCGGGAGGATGGGGTGGAGTACAGTATAGATACAATCCATATGGAGAACCAGTCTATGGTCGCACAGATAGACCTAACTATATACCCACTCATCGACTTGTTCATTTTGACCTGAAGGGTGCACCACCTAAAATGTCTGCACTCCTACAGTTATTGCCATGGTTGGCAGCACAGGGTGCCACTGCTGTTTTACTGGAATATGAAGACATGTTTCCTTTCAAAGGTCGTTTGGCACCTCTTGCAGCAAAGAACCATTATTCCAGGAAACAGATAACTACCTTGGTAACTGCTTGCAAAAATAATGGTCTGGAAGTAATTCCTCTGGTTCAGACTTTTGGCCATCTGGAATTTGCTCTGAAGCACGAGAAGTTCTCACATTTACGTGAGGTACCAGAGTTTCCTCAAGCATTATGCCCCTCTCTAAATGAGTCCTTGTGGCTTGTTAACTCTATCATTGATCAAGTGATGGCATTGCACCCTGGAATCCGCTACTTGCACATTGGATGTGATGAAGTTTATCACATGGGTGAATGTGAAAAGTGCCGTCTTGTCCTAAGAGAGACATTATTCTTACATCATGTAGAAGTGGTTTCACGGTATGTGCGCAGAAAATATAATGTAGTACCTCTTGTTTGGGATGATATGTTGCGTCACATTTCAGAAACTGCAATGCAAGAAGCCCATATGGGAGAACTTGTCGAGCCTATGGTATGGGTATATGCTGAAGATGTTTACAGGTTTGTACAGCCATCTGTTTGGACTAAGTATGGTCAGATATTTCCACGAATTTGGGCAGCTTCTGCATTCAAAGGTGCATTTGGTGAACAACTTACAGTACCTAATGTTCGAAGACATTTAGACAATAATCTCAATTGGCTAGATGTAATGGCCAGTGAAACTGTAAAGTTCACAGGTGGTTTCAGGGGCATCGTTTTAACTGGATGGCAGCGATATGATCATTTTGCAGTTTTATGCGAGCTGTTGCCAGCAGCCTTGCCATCACTTGCAGTAAATCTTATTGCAACCTCTCATGGTTATTTTAACTCCTCATTACAGGGGCAGTTATATCAAGCTCTGAATTGCATGCAGACTCCAAAATATCAAACATGGATTAATTTAGATACAGATCCATATTTATGGGATAAATTTTCATGGTGCTTCTTCCCAGGTGCCCAAGTATTCAAAGTAACAACTAGGTTGGATGCTACAAAGAGAGATGTAGATTCTTACATTGAACGCGTAACAAGGAGTCGTGGATGGATCACAGATTACAATCGTCGACATAATTATTCTTCGCCGATGCGCGTAGATGAAGACCTAGAAGAGTTACCAACACGCTTACATTCTGTTACTTTACTTctaaaaactgcaagagaagcatTGAGTGAATGGTTTGATGATTGGACAGTAGGGGAGTGGCTTGAACAGCATGTTTGGCCATTACTGAAgaacctcaatactattcaacgcGAGTCTGAGAGCATGAAGGCTGTGAGGTACTGGCCTGCACGGCCATTGCCACTCTTACCAGAGCTTGCTTCGTATGGAGTCTCCCAACCAACTCCCAGTAGTTTAAGAAGTACAGGAGATGAGgatgctggtggtggtggtggaactTAA